The following coding sequences lie in one Aspergillus luchuensis IFO 4308 DNA, chromosome 8, nearly complete sequence genomic window:
- a CDS encoding putative MFS sugar transporter (COG:G;~EggNog:ENOG410PFRN;~InterPro:IPR005829,IPR005828,IPR003663,IPR036259, IPR020846;~PFAM:PF00083,PF07690;~TransMembrane:12 (i12-38o58-77i84-102o108-132i144-165o177-198i263-287o302-323i330-352o364-383i404-423o435-454i);~go_component: GO:0016020 - membrane [Evidence IEA];~go_component: GO:0016021 - integral component of membrane [Evidence IEA];~go_function: GO:0022857 - transmembrane transporter activity [Evidence IEA];~go_process: GO:0055085 - transmembrane transport [Evidence IEA]) translates to MGRKLGLFRAIYLVSASCMGSFAFAFDTGVISGVLTLTSFQNDFGYTVAQKTSVNSNAVSILQAGAFFGCFFTTPIASYLGRRLGLIISSLVFTVGTILQVVNSHTLGTFYAGRVIAGLGIGAATVLIPVYAAEMSPKDLRGRLGSCFQLFFALGVMVAYWVTYAVSIDQPSATKQWQIALGLQLLPSSLLLFGMCTVKESARWLASKGKIDKARESLKWVRGGEETAELQQEFDEILAGIEEEARIKQGFTFRELLLPANRYRLFIAFTIQLAAQLTGNTSLAYYATQIFSAVGAGNSSKLVTGFFGVVKVVGVSVFQIFVMDRIGRRWPFMVGAAAMGSFMLIIACILATHPTSSSDTGNASPAGIAMIIMTYCEAFSFNMSWGPLPWLYVGEIFSSRTREIGVTVGAASQWLFNFMMSQVTPHAIENIGWRMFLMFAIFNYAIVVYSFIFLKETSNYSLEEMQGVFGGSDPTKDDKLTTTETADKTHTSEVEDNQGTSSATPKEG, encoded by the exons ATGGGTCGGAAATTGGGCCTCTTTCGAGCTATCTATCTGGTGTCTGCTAGTTGCATGGGCTCTTTCGCCTTTGCATTCGACACCGGTGTCATTA GCGGTGTTCTTACGCTGACCTCTTTCCAAAATGACTTCGGATACACGGTCGCTCAGAAAACCTCGGTCAACTCCAATGCCGTTTCGATCCTCCAAGCAGGCGCCTTTTTCGGCTGCTTCTTCACCACACCCATCGCATCCTACCTAGGCCGCCGGCTCGGCCTCATCATCAGTTCCCTTGTCTTCACCGTCGGTACCATCTTGCAGGTCGTCAACTCGCATACTCTGGGCACGTTCTACGCTGGCCGAGTGATAGCTGGTCTCGGCATTGGTGCCGCAACGGTGCTGATTCCAGTGTATGCGGCTGAAATGTCTCCCAAGGATCTACGTGGCCGACTCGGGTCTTGCTTCCAGTTGTTCTTCGCTTTGGGAGTCATGGTCGCCTATTGGGTCACGTACGCTGTGTCGATAGACCAGCCATCCGCAACAAAACAATGGCAGATCGCACTGGGCCTGCAGCTTCTCCCCTcgtcccttctcctcttcggtATGTGCACAGTTAAAGAGAGCGCTCGATGGCTCGCCTCCAAGGGCAAAATTGATAAGGCTAGAGAGTCTCTCAAATGGGTACGAGGTGGGGAAGAAACTGCGGAGCTCCAGCAAGAATTTGATGAAATTCTGGCTGGTATTGAGGAGGAAGCTCGAATCAAGCAAGGGTTCACCTTCCGGGAACTGCTGCTTCCCGCAAATCGCTATCGATTGTTCATCGCCTTTACGATTCAGCTAGCGGCGCAACTTACGGGAAACACGTCCCTGGCTTACTATGCCACTcagatcttctccgccgtGGGTGCAGGAAACTCCAGCAAGCTGGTGACTGGCTTCTTCGGTGTGGTTAAAGTAGTCGGTGTCTCGGTCTTCCAGATTTTCGTTATGGATCGCATCGGTCGGCGATGGCCGTTCATGGTTGGTGCTGCCGCGATGGGGTCGTTTATGCTCATCATTGCCTGCATCTTGGCCACACATCCAACCAGCTCCAGCGACACCGGAAACGCCTCGCCAGCGGGAATCGCCATGATCATCATGACATATTGTGAAGCATTCAGTTTCAACATGTCCTGGGGTCCTCTTCCCTGGCTATACGTCGGAGAGATTTTTTCGAGTCGCACTCGTGAGATCGGTGTGACCGTCGGCGCAGCCTCACAATggctcttcaacttcatgaTGTCGCAGGTGACTCCGCATGCGATTGAAAATATCGGATGGAGGATGTTTCTTATGTTTGCGATCTTCAACTACGCGATCGTCGtatattcattcattttcttGAAGGAG ACCTCCAACTACTCTCTCGAAGAAATGCAAGGCGTCTTTGGCGGCAGCGACCCTACCAAGGATGACAAACTTACGACTACTGAAACAGCAGA